The sequence AAATATATAAGCAAATAAATCGCCAAATAAAACAACTGAGTGATTTTGTGTTTCGTGTATTTGTTTTAGATGCTGATGTGCAATATAAACTTTCTCTGCCAAACTATTGTTACAAGATTGCTGTTCATTATTCATCGCTCACTCCATAAAGTGAATTTAACTTATTAAAGAATATGAAAGTATCTGAGCGAAAATTTTCACCTTTTGAATTAGCTTGCTGAGATTGTTCGCTTAACAATGTATCTAACTGACCAATAAAGCAGTTTAACTCTTGTTTTAACTTTAGCAATAAGTCTTGGCCTTCATGATAAACATCAAGTTCTTGCAATTGCGGTAATGTATTAAACCCTGCTTTATTATTCGCATTAAAAACTCGGTTTGCATGTTTTAATGTTTTATTTAATTCAGGTAACTTTAATTGCCATTGAACCATTTCATTAAATAGCGCATTGATATTTTTTATCTTAGTACTATTTACTTGCAGTGCTAATAATGCTTGTAATTCTTTTAGTAACTTTTTATCTGTTACTAACTGATTAAACAAAGTAAACATTTGTGCTTGTTCATGCTGATGGTTTATATGTAATAAAGCCCACAAAGTATCAATAATTTGCTGATAAATCTCAGATATTAACGCATTGAATAATTGATAGTTTGTTTCAGGGGGTTGATTGATTTTTTGAGTGATTAACTGATTATCTTTTTTTCGAGCCGCTTGTACTATTGCAGCTTGCAAACTACCAAATACATGCACTCTAGCAACTGTAAGTACTAACTTTTTAGAAAAAGGCAAACATTCAATAATGGGTTTTAAAGCCAAGGTTTGGTTTTTTGTTAAAAATTTAGGTTTTTCATTTAACCAATCTATCTCTAGTTTATCTTGTTGTAGCTGTACTAAAGTTTGCTCTAATAAGTCTGCCGAGACTTCTCCTGCTTCAATGTTTTCACCAATTGATAAAGATGAACGTGCATTTATTTTTGAATAAGAAACAGATAAAGCATGATGAAATGAAACCAACTCATAGAAACAGCTAGAAAATAACTTAAAACCTAAATTATTGCCCTCTTCACTGGCATTAAACCAAAAGTTTAAAATATATTCATCGGTTAGCCATGACGTGCTATCAAGTTTACTTTCTGAAGTAGTCTGATTATCTAAAAAACTTGCCATAAAACGAAAGCGTCGCTGCTCTTGCGCTGATGACAAATGTTGCGTTAAAAATTGATATATCTTTTTTTGTAAGTCAGATGTGATTTCTTTTATTTTTAATGTGTCTGCGGATACTAAACTTAATTCAAATTCATTGATTAAATTAGGGTCTACATAAACAATAAACTCCAAAAGTGCAGCGAGTAAACCTACTCTAGAAATTGATATATCAAATTGTGTGCTTTTAAGGTTTACACGCAGTAGGTTATCAGTAATTAATATCTCATATTCATTACTACTAAACTTGTTTTGAAAGTGATTTCTAAAATGTGCTTGTGATAAAAACTCATTTTGCCAAAAGTAACTTAATAATGGTGAAAAACGACGTGTATTTTCATTCTTTTCAGGCGCCTGATAATTGATGATCGCAAAACATAAATAACTTAATTCTAAGCAAAGCTTGCCATAATTTCGACAGACTATATTTTGCGATAAGCTATCTATTTCATGTTTTTTAAACTTTGTTTGTTCACTATTGTGTAATGACGGCATTTCTCTTAAGGAATAAAATATGCCTTGCAGCTCATCACTTACACCAAAGTTAGTGATCACACTTGTCATTTTTTGCAAAATATCACTTCCTCTGTTTATAAATCTTGCGCTAGTCGAAAACCATCATCATCAAAACGTGCATTTTTATCGTGACGATACCTCACACCTAAACGTAATTGGCTTTGTTTGCTTTTGTAGGAGCCATCTTTTAATACGGCCTTACTACAACGCCCTGTTAACCAAGCAGAGCCATCATTGGGCGCATTCTTAAAATTATCATTCCAACAGTCTTGCACGAGTTCTTTCACATTACCGTGCATATCATATAAACCAAACCTATTTTTAGGATATGTTTTAACATCGTCAGGATACTTTTGTTTTTCACACTGATTTGAATAATACCCAAATCGCGCTTGTGAGCAATTGATACGGTCGCCCCATGTGTATTTATCATAACTTCCCGCTCTTGCTGCATACTCCCATTCAGCTTCGCTAGGTAAACGATATTTTTGCCCTGTTTTTTTATTAAACCAAGGTATAAACTGTTTGGTTATTTCATTCCAACTGATATTAACCACAGGTTTATTTTTACTATTTATAAAACCTTTAGGCTGATGTAAACAGACTTTGTCTTGATAACATGCTTGCCATAATGCAAATGTGACTTCTGTAGCCATAAGCTTAAAAGTCGCGACTTTTACCTTATGCACAGGTACTTCATAACTAGAAATATTTTTTACACCCATCATAAAGTCACCTGAAGGGATCGTTATAAATTGCACATCAAAAGAGTGTAAAAATGTACGTTTATTTTTTAATTGTTCCACTTTCGCCAATGCACTATCAGTATATTGTCCCTCAGGATACTCATTTAAGTACGCTGTATAGCTTTGTTCTGTATCGGTTTTATTTGCTAACAGCCAAGCTTGATTATCTAACTCTATGGCTTTGTTTTTACGCATTAAAACTAAATGTGATAAGTTATTTTCAGCCTGTTTGGCATACTTGCCACTCATATAATTTGATAAGTACTTTTGATATGAGACTTCATTATTAATTTTTTGGGCATTCTGCCAAGCGGCATCATCTTGTTGATTAAATTTATTTTTTTTATCTGTTATTAATTGATTTAAATTATCTCTTGCTTGTTTTAGATAAGGGCTTTGAGGATTCTTTTCGATATAGTTTTTATAAGCTAATTCTGAATTTTCAACTTTAGCCGCAGTCCACTTATCATGAATAATTTCATCAGCTCTGGATTGCGCCAATTCATCATACTCACCATTAGAGAAAGATTGGCTAAAGCGTTCATAACTATCTATATCATTTGTTTCTTTAGCTTTCTTCCAAGCATTTTCTTCTAATTGAAAATGTTCAATCCAGCTTATCGCTGTGAATGTTAAAGCGATTAGGGTTATTAATATAATTATTTTATTTTTATAGGCTTGGCAAACTTGAATGATTGATTTTAAATATTTTTGAATGTTTTCAGAGTTGTTCCTGCTTATTTTCTTTTCATTTAATTTTGTAGGATTTGATTTCAATTCTTGCAGCTTATCTTTAAAAAAATCAGTGATCTGCAGCTCTGTTAAACCAATTTCCTTGCCTGATTCAATTAATGCTTTTTTTAATTTATTATCTGTTTCAATAACTGAAATATGCTTTTCTAAGCTAGCTAACCAATTTTTCAACGGTATTAGTTGCTCTCTGATACTGAGCTCAATCTCAGAAATAAAACACATTAAAGCCGTTTCGTCTAACCCAGCAACATGAGCTAAAGTGTTTAACTCCTGTTTGTCACCACCGGAGATTTCACCTTTATGTGTTAATATATCTATAATTTTTGCATACAGAAACCTCAACTCACTTTTGACTTTAAGTGTTTGGTTTTCATTGATATTTATAGGCCCTACATTATTTTGTTCTATTTTCCTTAACCTTTTAATGCTTTATTCAGTTATGAGTTACCAAATAGCCATTAATTAGATAACTGACCATTTGGTTTGTAAATTGACTCCCATTGTCTTACTTTTTGCTTACGTGTCAACATGCTAATGTCTTCAACATGATTACTTTGTTTATTTATATTTGATTCTTTACTTTGCTGCGGCGCTCTATATTTTTTATTGCGGGTTAAATTGTGACGTCTGATCTTTCTTATATGGCTTAATTTAGCTAATTCATCTTCTGATAAATACTTATAGTCATCAATTTCATCCAATACCGCTTCGCTGTCACTATTTTTAGCAAAGTATTCATTAATATGTTTTTTTATTAGTTTATTTACAAATACATGGTTTTTAAAATTTTTGCTCGTTGATATAACTTTACGCACATACTTATGTGTTGCAGGGATCACTTTTAAACTGCCATCATACTGCCTAACAGCTGAGCCACCATTGTAATGAGATAAAGCAATATCTAACCTTTGGTCGTACATATTCATTAACTGCTTTAAATACCGAATGCCTATATCTATATTAGTTGAGATATCATAAAGCTGTGCTGCTGATACGTTAAACTCCC is a genomic window of Pseudoalteromonas sp. '520P1 No. 423' containing:
- a CDS encoding formylglycine-generating enzyme family protein — protein: MRFLYAKIIDILTHKGEISGGDKQELNTLAHVAGLDETALMCFISEIELSIREQLIPLKNWLASLEKHISVIETDNKLKKALIESGKEIGLTELQITDFFKDKLQELKSNPTKLNEKKISRNNSENIQKYLKSIIQVCQAYKNKIIILITLIALTFTAISWIEHFQLEENAWKKAKETNDIDSYERFSQSFSNGEYDELAQSRADEIIHDKWTAAKVENSELAYKNYIEKNPQSPYLKQARDNLNQLITDKKNKFNQQDDAAWQNAQKINNEVSYQKYLSNYMSGKYAKQAENNLSHLVLMRKNKAIELDNQAWLLANKTDTEQSYTAYLNEYPEGQYTDSALAKVEQLKNKRTFLHSFDVQFITIPSGDFMMGVKNISSYEVPVHKVKVATFKLMATEVTFALWQACYQDKVCLHQPKGFINSKNKPVVNISWNEITKQFIPWFNKKTGQKYRLPSEAEWEYAARAGSYDKYTWGDRINCSQARFGYYSNQCEKQKYPDDVKTYPKNRFGLYDMHGNVKELVQDCWNDNFKNAPNDGSAWLTGRCSKAVLKDGSYKSKQSQLRLGVRYRHDKNARFDDDGFRLAQDL
- a CDS encoding lytic transglycosylase domain-containing protein; protein product: MVSIIKMCNRSIRNIANSIKACFIFMLLLCATHNAQASYQSEKLKVMNTIIEKSIAYDLDPILALSVAKVESNFEGDALSHAGARGVMQIMPATAMGEFNVSAAQLYDISTNIDIGIRYLKQLMNMYDQRLDIALSHYNGGSAVRQYDGSLKVIPATHKYVRKVISTSKNFKNHVFVNKLIKKHINEYFAKNSDSEAVLDEIDDYKYLSEDELAKLSHIRKIRRHNLTRNKKYRAPQQSKESNINKQSNHVEDISMLTRKQKVRQWESIYKPNGQLSN